ACAACAATCTATCATACTTGTTGAgtttaatatattatttcatgttaatgaccaaattttcaaattccaTCGATCGACTTGAGGGGCTTGTTGAAATGTTCACAATGTTTTAATTTGTATAAGACAAAATGATCACATACATCCAATGGTGGGCCAATAAATATGGCACATGATTTATGGAAAATCCTGATGATAGATAAGTGACCAATCAGAATTAAGAGCACATTGAATTTTATCATGTGCTTATATTGTACTATGATGTGACACTacctttttttgtgtgtgtgtgtgtttgccctaaatataaataatatattaatgtGTAATAATATTCTAAAGAAAACGAGGCAATTTCATCTACTCtatgtttttttttaccttGAATAATATATAAACGTGTAATAATATTCTAAAGAAAAAGAGGCAATTTCATCTACTATATGCTTCTAAAAGAAGTGGCATGAATCCACCTTTTGAATCAAACATTCTTCTAAATATTTGTGTATATTTTTGTACTagacattatatatacatatcattcaatAAGTGAAACTCTTATTAAATATTGGGAAAAAAATTACTAGTTCGTAAATTCAATGACAATTATTGTTATTTGTCATTTATAGCCAGTTCTCTTGCCAGcttgtgaaaaaaaatatttatcgtGTATGTTTTAACTCAGAAATATATGTACAAGAGAATAAGACATTACATAATATGTCATATTAGTATCTTGTGTGAATACAATCTCTTTTATATTTGACCAATATCGACTATCActagttattttttttctctctcttattCAAAGGAACGTGGTTATTATAAATATTGTTCATCAAtagtatcaaaataataatttttgtgcCATTGACAATGTTGATGAATTATCATTTagtatatgttatttatataaGACATTAATCATATAGTAATTTGTGTCATAAAATGAAAAGGGTGTGATTACAATAAAAATTTGTCATTTGAGTCCATCATCTTAatcacgataataataataataattataattgaCCCTTACATTTGAGTAATATTGACTATCATtaattaccttttttttctctccaatttaaaagggTGTGATTATTATACTTATCGTTCATCAACGTCATCGaagtaataatttttaattttctttgacGATCATAGTTTGTATTCTTTCATCCCCATCTCTATTATAGAatattatttttccaaaaatctGAGGTGTTTGAAAAATAGGTAAAAGTGTTTTTAAGCAGAAGCaaaaatagttattttgtggttgaaaataagattaaaaattatgcttcttaaaaataatcaaagtaGAAGCAAAAAAAAGTGTAATGTACCTGAATCGTATagtgttaagagttaattacattatttccttattatttttcaaattacaatttttttttaaaatttatagattttggataCATCAACAAATAAAGATATATTAGAGAGGGGATAGAGATATATCAGAGAAGGGATATGACATCCAGATAAATAAGGGAGGGATGTATCTGAGATGGGAAGGATATCATTAGGGCAGGGAGGAATGTATTCGAAAGGGGATAGGGATGTATCAGCGAGTGGAGAGTGATATGTTTGAGAGggtattttttgaaattcttttaaatagtagaaaattttagaaattaTGGTAAAACGTGTATtaaggtaatttttccaaaaaaaaataatatcatgacACAAATATCTCTACCATATTTATCAAATATATCGCAAATTAATTCATTTAtctctaattttaaaatatgtgtgaGGTTACTACGTATAACAACTCATTTTCTTTTAATGAGATCTCAATCATACATTTAAGTgataaaataaaaggaaaattgcTTCATATACTTGTTGCAATTATcaagttatattttatatatttttaattttataccGCAGATATAATTCAATTTTTGTCCCCAAAAAcgtttatttttctttgttcttcAAGCAGAGTTATTACACATATACAGTTCTTTAATTTGTggaataatttaattttaattaaataaaaacttaaTTAGTTATCAATGCTACATTATGTTCTTATATGTGAAATACTTTTGTCTATATAGAGACATTTCTCCAAAAGGTCACTCTCTTTTAAATACTAGCCAAGCCTTACAATGAACAAACGTGGGTTTGTTATCAATGCTACATTATGTTCTTATATTTTGGTCCTTTTTGGACAATATATATTAGTTGGAATAACCgtaataaattgaaaaaaattacctaaatacatataatattttatcataatttctaaaattctcttatcattttaaaaatttcaaaaatttcctCTCGGATACATCATGTACCTCTCGTTGATATATCCATATTCCCCTCTCGGATACATCCCTCTCCTCTCTGATACATCCCTCCCTCCCGTCTGTATCCGCATGTCCTATCCCCTCTCTGATACATCTCTCTCCTATGTATTCAGATGTCTGCTGATGTATCTGAAAGTcaagtgatgtatccgaaatcCATAAACGttaagagatttttgtaatttgaaaaatagtAGAAAAATAATGTAGCACTATAagatttatataaattatcctaatttaagtaagaatatttttttgtaaattggaCATTCAAGCTAATTTTTACCATTTGGAGCCTGGAGGAGCCAACTAAGATGGGCCAATATTAACATATACATTGGCCCAACAAGCTTTTATGGCctattttgaattttagggtttgttttggaatgaaagaaaatattatccggaaaatgttttccaattttttttatgttttgttggtgaagatattttttttaggaaaccaaaattcatttcaaatgaggaaaatgattatCCTAATGGaaataagaaaacaaatttCATAAGTAACTTTCAAGTTTATTGTCTCTTCCCATCCACCCAACGTCCCGAACCCCCATATCTTGATCATTCCACCTCCCGAACCCCCACTCTCTACCCCATATAAATGTTccttagatattatttttacttacttgtcaaacattaaaaaataactgaaaaattcatttatttttcatgaaaatattttccttcgtaccaaacacactAGTTCTCTGAACAATTACAGATACTTATGGGCAAACCCAATTCTCATCTAGCTTAAGCTCCTTGTTGGATTGGCCCAGAATAGCTATTGGGCTACTGATGAAAATAGACAGCTTTGCTATTTGGGCCAACTAATTTAAGCAAGTTCTCCTTCTCTAGCCGAAGTTGTACAAATActcatatttgtttttaatggttttataattattttttttgaattattagtTTGATATTGGTTTATTAATATTGGATAAATCGATAATCCATTAAGACAATAATAATCTATTATTTTACCcttacataaatattaaatattaatatattacTACTTTTGCCCTTTAGCCTTCAATTTACATTATTGTTCTTGTTTTATATTTGTATTgcatttgtataattttttccAAGTTAGTtactattttatgagcattttataaAGTTACATTATTGTTTTGTCGCACCAATTATTGGAGaagtcatataattattttatgagcatttttttatatgttaaacCAAAAAccactcaaaaatattttattgatttgattattaatttaacatatttaaaaatcgAAAACCAATAAATTgaactaataatatataaaatcgaATCGAACAAAACCAACCAATGCACACAATCCCCTAGACTGGGTGGAGTAAATACCTACTTGCCACATTGAAAGAACAATTTTGGGCTTACAAAATCAAGAAGATCAAGAAAATACTTGTAACAAGATAATACAGCAATTTTACAATAAGAAGCAGACTCCATAATGCAGTTGCCTTGTTGGTAATGTCTTTTTACCACAAAATTTGGGATCTTTGCTAATGCCAAAAAGAAATTTGGAGCTATCCCAGTCTATGACATGTCCTCATGATAAAGATGAAGTCCCAGACCAAAACGAGCACAAGCTCGACGAAATGCCATACCTTCTGCCTTCTGCACCGGATCACCATAACCTGGATCATCTACTGAAGCAGTGCCAGTCGATTCTCGATATATCTAAGTCAATACAGAGCAAGCAAATTAATTCATTACATCATTGGATAAGTTATTCTATTTTTCGAAGATGGTAAGTGAGAAGCAATTAAGAGATGTTCTTCCTTGCACCCGAAAAAGTGAAGGTTTGCCTTCGGTAAATATTATCAAGAGCAGGCTAGTTATCACTACACAAAAGAATATCTTAATCATAGAAACAATCTGTCAAGCATAAGTAACAAAGATAGCAATACCTCTGCATCAGTCCCATATATCGTCACACGATAAACAACTGAGACTGACTTGCCATCAGATGAGTAAGTGATGCTTCGAACTTCGCCAGACCATTCTAATTTGACAACAAATTTGATTGTCAACTGGCTGACTAAAGTAAAAGTAGTTTCATTCGCATTAAAAGGGAAAGATCTTTGACATACCTGTAGCATGTAAATTCATAATCCTATTCACAATATGCCTGCAAAGATTCACAAGTCATAAAAAGTAAGTTGATTTTCTTTAAATTGTAAAAAGCAACAGAAACAAAATGCAGAACACACTATTCCGGCAAAGTGTTAATACTTCAGGTGAAGAAAAATGATTGAAGGTTCACaccaatataaaaagaagaaaaaacaccGATCTACACTTTCACAAATGCATTGATGTCAACATGTTTCAAAATCAACTAAGCAACAAAGTTGACCACCCAGAGTTGATACTTTGGGTGCATTTGTTATGGAGGACAATGTATTTCATAGAAAATGATTTATTTCGGAAAATCATTTTAATGTTCATTTTCCTTGTCTGGTTGAGTATAAAAGTAAGTATGCATTAACTTATAGTGATCATCTAAAGAATTGTATACAATAAAAgtagtattttgatgatatttttgagtttaaaaagtTGAGAATACTCAATACGTACATTTGGGATGTCTGCAAAGGATAATGATTTGCTTCCTGGAGGAGATTAACAGTGGGTTAAAATATGCTTTCACAGGGGTCGGGTCTATGGCCCCTGTGATGGGAAACTAAGGAAGTACTTATGGAAAGAACTTGCCGCTATCAGTGGAATTTTTTCACAAACACGGGCTGTTGGAGGAGATTTTTAATGTAATTACATGTATGAAAGAAAAAAACGGGAGAAGCAAGAAACACCAGAGCAACCAGAGAATTCTCAAACTTTATTAATGATCTACCTTTAGTAGATCTTCAACAACAATTCATGTTAAGTAGGCATACGGTATTTACAGTCAATAACTGTTACAAAATGTTGTTGCAACGATTCAATCAGGGAATTCCTAGTTGTCCCTAAAAGATGATTTGAAACCAAAGCACCTATGGAAGTAAGTTTTTTGCTTGGCTAGCAGCTAGGGATGCTTACCAAACACAACACAAGTTACAAAGGAGagattttttccttttgttagTAGATGCTATTTTTGCAATTCAGAGTAGGAAATAAGATTCATATCTTTTCTTGCATTGCAGATTCTCAAGACAATGGTGGGAACTTTTCTTTAGCATAATGGCCATCTTTGGTGTTACCAGAGAAACTTAGTAGCTTGTTGGACGTGCGGCAATCACAGAAAGTTAAAAAGAGCTTAAAGTCAATATGGAGAGCTATTCCCAATTGCATAATGTGGACCTTATGGCCGGAAAGAAACAAGGCATGCTTTGACGGAAAGAAGCTATAGATTGCTAGAATAAAAAACAAATGAATTAAAAATCTGTACTTTTGGTGCTATAGCAGTACTTTAGATAAGATGGATAAGTATGAATATATTTTCCCctttagaaaatattattaataattcaagataaacaataACAGAAAGTATTTGTTGTCAAACCGAACACAGTCAAAATGGTTCATTAGCACATCAAAACGTTTCTTCTAGATAATATTGATGGTTGACTAAGTGCTTTGAAGAACAGAGAACA
The genomic region above belongs to Solanum dulcamara chromosome 5, daSolDulc1.2, whole genome shotgun sequence and contains:
- the LOC129888769 gene encoding DNA repair RAD52-like protein 1, mitochondrial codes for the protein MAFSSFRSINFSSMLNRFRLCQRSISAKASSSPRDKDKERLMFDSDKETADLTSGISRPLSEILKELNKKVPDSLIKFRHEPNGFSIKYIPWHIVNRIMNLHATEWSGEVRSITYSSDGKSVSVVYRVTIYGTDAEIYRESTGTASVDDPGYGDPVQKAEGMAFRRACARFGLGLHLYHEDMS